CCTTTTTTTTTGCGTCGGTTTGAATAAAAATTTTATTTTTGCGGTTCACTAAATTAAATTTAAATGGCTACTTACAGTAAAAGAGGATATAAAGCACCAAAAGAGAAAGAAGTAAAAGATGGAGTTGAAGAAGTAATTGTTGATGAAAAAGACAGTGTTACAGCAGGTGTATTTTCTACATTAGATGAAACTGCTTCAAAAACAGAAGATTTTGTTGCCAAAAACCAAAAATTCATCATTGGAATTGTAGGAGCTGTCGCTTTGGTAACCATTGGTTATTTAGTTTATCAAAAATTTATTGCTGAACCAAAACAAACGGAAGCTGCTGAGGAAATGTTTGTTGCACAACAAAATTTCCAACAAGCTACAGATGGTGTTGCAAGTGATTCACTTTATAAGTTGTCATTGAATGGATCTGAAGGTAAATTTGGATTTTTAAAAATTGCTGATGAATATTCAGGAACTGATGCGGGAAATTTAGCTAATTACTATGCGGGTATGGCGTACTTAAATACAGGTAAATATACAGAAGCGATTGATTATTTGAGTAAATTCAAATCAGAAGATATTGTATTGGGAGCTTTGGCAAAAGGAGCAATTGGTGATGCTTATTCTCAAAAGAACCAGCCAAAAGAAGCTTTGGAAAACTATATTAAAGCAATAGAAGCAAATAAAAATGATTTTACTACTCCACGTTTCTTATTGAAAGCTGGAAAAACAGCTTTGGCTCTAGGTAAAAAAGAAGATGCATTGAAATATTTTACTGATATTAAAGATAATTTTGATTCATCTCCAGAAGCGGCTTCTGTTGATGGTTTAATTGGATTGGCTCAATAGTAAAAAGTTTTAAGATTACTTGTTGTAGATTTTAGATTGTTGATTCAACAAGCTATCTTTAACATCTGAAATCAAAAAAATAATATTAAAATTGACAATCAAATGGCAACAGTAAATAAAAATTTATCCGTTTATGACAAAAATGCAGTTCCTAATGCGAAAGATTTTCGTTTTGGAGTTGTTGTTGCTGAATGGAATGAAGTAATAACTGAAGGGCTTTATAATGGAGCTCATGAAGCTTTTTTAGACAATGAAGTTCCTGCGAATCATATCATCAGATGGAATGTTCCAGGCAGCTTTGAACTTATTTATGGATGCAAGAAGATGTTGCAAACCCAAAATGTAGATGCTGTAATCGCTATTGGATGTGTAATTCAGGGACAAACCAAACATTTTGATTTTGTTTGTGAGGGCGTAACTCAAGGAATTAAAGATTTGAATGTTCAAACGGATATTCCAGTTATTTTTTGTGTCCTTACTGATAATACGATGCAACAGTCAATAGATAGAAGTGGTGGTATTCACGGAAACAAAGGTACTGAAGCGGCAATTGCGGCTATTAAAATGGCCTACATTCGTCAACAAGCCTCTTTGGCGCATGAGTATAAGAAACAAACATTACTGTCTTCTGGTCAATTACAAATCGAAGATTTGCCGTTGAAACTAGAAGAATAAAAAAGTAAATATTTAATTATGAAACCTATACTGTTCTAAAAATAGTATAGGTTTTTTTTGTTTTATTTATGATGGAACGGACTATTAAACCGAGTAGAAATTCATTAAATTTGTGCTTACGGTTTTAAATAATGGAAACCTTAAACTTTAAAACTTATATTTATTAATGTCGAGTATAATCCAATTACTTCCTGATCACGTTGCGAACCAAATTGCTGCTGGAGAAGTGGTGCAAAGACCGGCTTCAGTAGTCAAAGAATTACTCGAAAACGCGGTTGATGCTAGAGCTACAGATATTAAGTTAATCATAAAAGATGCTGGTAAAGCTTTGGTTCAAGTTATTGACAACGGTTTAGGGATGAATGTAACTGATGCTCGATTGTGTTTTGAGCGTCATGCTACATCAAAAATCCGTCAAGCCGAAGATTTATTTTCATTACACACAAAGGGTTTTCGCGGTGAAGCATTAGCTTCTATTGCTGCTATTGCGCATGTTGAAATGAAAACCAAGCAAGATCAACAGGAATTAGGAACTCAAATTGTGGTGGAAGGCAGTAAATTTATGTCACAAGAAGTGGCTGTTCTACCTAAAGGAACTTCATTTGCGGTTAAAAATTTATTTTTTAATATTCCGGCTCGTCGTAATTTTTTAAAATCAGATACCGTAGAATACCGTCATATTATTGATGAGTTTCAACGTGTCGCATTGGCACATCCCAATATTTATTTTACTTTTTATCATAATGGGAGTGAGATGTTCAATTTACCTTCCGCTAGTTTAAGACAAAGAATTGTCACTATTTTTTCGGGTAAAACCAATGAAAAATTAGTTCCTGTTCAAGAAGAAACTGAAATCGTAACTATTCAAGGGTTTGTAAGTAAACCTGAATTTGCTAAAAAGAATAGGGGAGAACAGTTTTTCTTTGTTAATGACCGATTTATAAAAAGTGGCTATCTGCATCATGCCGTTATGGCTGCCTACGATGGTATTTTAAAAGATGGAGCACAACCGAGTTATTTTTTATACTTAACGGTTCCGCCTAATACGATAGATATCAATATTCATCCTACAAAAACCGAGATTAAGTTTGACGATGAACATGCTTTATATGCCATTTTACGAGCATCCATTAAACACAGTTTAGGGCAGTTTAATGTGGCGCCAGTTTTGGATTTTGATCGTGATGCGAACTTGGATACGCCTTACAGTTATAAAGATGCTAAAGGAGAAACTCCTACAATTCAGGTTGATAGCACTTTTAATCCATTTTCGGATGACAAAGTAAATAAACATTATTCTAGTTATAAAAAACCAGAATCTACGGCCAATTGGGAAAGTTTGTATGTGGGTTTAAAACAAGATTCTGATGTTTTTACAAGTAATACTGATTTTTCATTTGAAAGTGATGAAGTCACAGGGTCTTTGTTTAATGACGAAGAGGTAGAGCAAGCAGTTCATAATTCGTACCAAATTCATAAAAAATATATTGTTTCGCCTATAAAATCAGGAATGGTTATTGTAGATCAACAGCGTGCACATCAACGTGTTTTGTATGAGCAGTTTTTGACAAATATGACAGTTCATCAAGCATCAAGCCAGCAATTATTATTTCCATTGGATTTGTTTTTTTCGTCCACTGAGATGGATCTAATTGAAGAATTAAAACTTTCTCTGGTTAATACCGGTTTTGTTTTTGAAGAAACAAATTCAGATCATGTGGTTATTTCTGGAATTCCAGTCAATGTGACTGAAAGTGAGGTTTCGATGGTGTTAGAACAATTATTAAGTGATTTACAGGATGGAATTCCTGAAAGTAGCTTTAGCCAGAATGATACAATAGCAAAATCAATGGCCAAAAGTTTGGCTGTGAAAACAGGGACTACTTTAACAATAAAAGAACAAGAAAACTTGGTTAACGGTCTTTTTGCCTGTAAAGATCCCAATGTTTCCCCTTTTCAAAAACCGACTTTCATCACGATGCGTGTGGAAGATTTAGATAAAAAATTTGCACTATGAGAAATGTAACCGAAACGGTAAAACAATTAATTATAATTAATATCCTATTTTTTATAGGAACACAAATTGTTGGAGACGCTGCTTACCAAATGTTGGCGATGTATTTCCCGGAAAACACTAATTTTCAATTTTGGCAACCTATCACGCATATGTTTATGCATGGAGGATTTATGCATATTTTCTTCAACATGTTTGCATTATATTCTTTTGGTTCGGCTTTAGAGCATTATTGGGGAGGTAAGAAGTTTCTATTCTTTTATTTCTCTTGCGGCTTAGGAGCGGCACTTTTGCATACGGGAATAAACTATTATTATTTTCAAGAGGGAATGAATACATTAGTTGACCAAGGTTTTTCAAAAGCAGAAGTTTTAGCTGTTTTGAATGGGAAAGGGAGCAATGAAATTGTGCCAATTTTGAATAGTCCAGGTTTTCAAAATTTTATTAGCGCCTATATGGGTACTGTAGTTGGGGCTTCTGGAGCTATTTACGGTGTTATTGTCGCTTTTGCATTTATGTTTCCTAATGCAGAGTTGGCTTTGATGTTTATTCCTATACCAATTAAAGCAAAGTATTTTGTTCCAGGATTAGTTTTAGTAGATTTGTATTTAGGGGTTTCTGGACAATCTATTTTTGGAAGTGGTGGGCCAGGAATCGCCCATTTTGCGCATGTTGGTGGTGCTTTATTTGGGTTTTTGATTTCATGGTATTGGAAAAAAAATCAGTTTGATGGCAATCGTTGGAATTAATAGGGGTTATTTGTAAATTCTAAATATAAAAAATGAATATTCTAGACGACTTAAAAATTCAATACAAATTAGGAGGTATAGCTAATAGATTAATCTATTGGAATGTAGGTTGTTTTTTAGTTTCATTACTTTTTTTTTATGAATTTAAAGGAGGGGTATTTAATTTTCCAACTTGGATCGCTTTGTCTACAGACTCTTCTAACTTTTTATTCAAACCGTGGACATTCCTAACCTATGCTTTTTTTCATGATGGTTTCTGGCATTTGGTTTTTAATATGATGGTGTTGAATTTTTCAAGTACTTTATTTTTAACTTTTTTTACCCAAAAACAATATTTAGGAGTTTATATTTTAAGCGCCATATTTGCAGGGTTTTCCTTTGTCTTAGGCTATTATTTACTTGGAATTAGTGCCTCAATTGTAGGTGCATCAGCTGCTATTATGGGTATTTTGGTTGCTGTGACAACCTATCAGCCTTTAATGAATGTGCGTTTGCTTTTGATTGGAAATGTAAAATTGTGGCACATTACTGCTGTTATTCTTATACTTGATCTCATGCAATTTCGTTTAGATAATACCGGTGGTCATATCTCGCATTTAGCTGGGGCACTGTTCGGTTTTGTCTTTATAAAACTACTTCAAAACGGAACTGATTTGAGTACGATTGTAAGTAGAGTGATTGATTTTTTTACTAATTTATTTAAGGTGTCACCCAAAACACCTTTCAAAAAAGTACATAAAAACTATACTAAGCCTGTTGGTACGACTGCTTCTAGAATTATAACAAAAGATAAAGCGCAACAACAAATTGATGAAATTTTGGATAAAATCAGTCAGTCTGGATATGATAGTTTAACAAAAGAAGAAAAAGAATTTCTGTTCAAAGCAGGGAAGTAGTACTTTTATAGTATTTTTCGTAAATAAAAGAAGCAATTTTGCGTTATTAATTTAGCAAAGTAATTAACTGAATAAATACTAATATGAAAAACCTTTCATGGTTCAATAAAGGAATGTTTTTTTTAAATATTGTTCTGACAATAGTCACCTTTGTGGCCTATGTTTTGCCTTTTTTAGCGCCAAAGCTGTTTCCGATTTTGTCTGTTTTGACACTTTTCATGCCAATGTTTTTTATATTGAATGGATTATTTTTTATGTATTGGGGGCTCCAATTCAAAAAAAGAATGATTTTGTCTGGATTAGTACTTTTGATGGGGATCACGTTTATTAATAAATTTTATAAATTTTCTTCTAAAGTGTATCCTGAAGATGACAAAGACTTTAAAGTAATGAGCTATAATGTTCGTTTATTTAATTTATTCAAGTGGATAGATAAAGAAGATGTTCCTGGTGATATTTTGACTTTTATCAATGAAAAAAACCCAGATATTCTGTGTATTCAAGAATTTTCTTCTTCGGCAAATATTGACTTGAAAGTGTACCGCTATAAATATATTTTTATGGAGGGCAATAAAATTAAAACGGGGCAGGCGATTTTTTCTAAATTTCCCATTATTAATCAAGGGGATATTGTATTTCCTAATTCGAATAATAATGTAATTTATGCTGACATAAAAAAGGGTAAGGATATTATTCGAGTCTATAACATGCATCTTCAATCTATAAAAATTACGCCAGATGTTAACGAAATTTCTGAAAATATAAATGTGATAAATCAGGATAAGTCTCAAATGTTATTGATAAGAATCAGTAAGGCGTTTAAACAGCAACAGCAACAAGCAGAGATTTTAAAAGAGCATAAGAAACAATGTGAGTATCCTATAATTATCTGTGGAGATATGAATAACAGTGCTTTTTCTTATGTGTATAGAAACATTAAAGGAACGCTTAAAGATAGTTTTGAGGAAGCAGGTACTGGTTTTGGGCAAACGTATAAATTCAGGTATTATCCTGCGAGAATTGATTATATTTTTGCCGATGAAAAAATGACAGTTAAGAAATTTGAAAGCTTCTCTGATTTTGATAATTCAGATCATTATCCTATTATGGTCAAACTATCTTTGTAATAGTTCTTTTATTGGAGTATAATAGTTTGGGCTTTTAAATAGTCAGTAGTGAATTTACCCTCATTGAATAACAAGTCAAGAACACTTAGGTTATTGATAAAGTCATATTTGTCATCAAAAACCTGCGGATACTTTTCAAAAGAAGAAACGTCTTTTTTCCCTTCTACCAAAAATCTAAAGTCTTTTATAATGCTGGTATCTACTTCATGAAAGTATTCAGTAGTAGTATCAAATTCTAATTTCATTCGCAAACATTTCGAAACAACAGCTATGGTTTCAAAATTTAAATCTATTAAGTATTTGTATTTTTTTTCGAAAATAACACGAATATCATCTTCAAAAAATTCAAAGAAAGGGGAACTTCTATAAGCTGCTTCTAGTGATTTGAAGTGTTGTTTTTGCCAATCAAACTCAGGTTCAATTTGAATGTCTTTCGTTTTCTGGCGGATTAATTTGGAGTGCTTAACGGGAATGTTTAAGAGTTGAATTCCGTTTGGGCTGTAGATATAAGTTCGGTTGCGATTGGTTTGCTTTTGGAAATTATCTTCAATTTCAAACGTGATTTTCTCTGCCTGAAGCATCGCTGCAAAATGGCTAATTGAAGGAAAATAGGTTGGGTACAGTAAAGTGTTCATATTTGTCTAAAGTTATAAAGTAATAAAGTCGGAAGTCATAAAGTTGCTCTTAAAAGAGTATTTTATGACTTCCGACTTTGAAACTTTTGACTAATTTTTATTCTCTTTTCTTTTTTTCCAAAAATATTCACCAGCGAAGAAAGCAGCTAGTGCAATTAAGAAATATTTAAAATACGACTGTGGTTGTCCTTCCCCGTTTACGGTTGTAAAGACTCTATCCCAACGAACTTTGTTCAATCCTTTTCCATTGGTATCCCAACTCATCCAGATGAATATAGGTTTACCTACAATGTGATTTTCTGGAACAAATCCCCAATAGCGGCTATCTTCAGAGTTGTGGCGGTTGTCTCCCATCATCCAGTAATAGTTTTGTTTGAAAGTATAGTCTTTTACAACTTCGCCATTCAATCGAATTTCATTTCCTGTTACCTTAAGGTCATTTTTTTCACCATTATCATTCTTCAATTCATAGTCCGTAATGATTCTTTTGTAAAAAGGCAATGACTCCACTGTAAGTGCAACTGTTTTTCCTTTTTGTGGAATATAAATTGGACCAAAATTATCTTGATTCCATTTGGTGTTTTGAGGGAATATAGCAGCTTCTGGAGTTCTAGAAATTTCCCTGATTACTGAAGTTATTCCAGGAACATTTTTTAATCTTTCCGCTCCTGCAGCAGTAAGTGCTCTGAAAAGTAGTGTATCTTTTGTTTCGTTATTTTTAAAATAAACAGCATCCGTAATATCAAGATCCTTAAGTAAATATTCAAAATCAATGGGTGTTTTTCCATCTAATGCTACAGTATATGAAAATTGAGGTTTAGCACGTTCAGGTAATTGCAAGATTTTACCATCGATGTAGACAATTCCATCTTTGATAGATAAACTATCGCCAGGTACTCCCACACATCGTTTTACATAATTTGATTTTTTATCAATTGGTTTGATAACTCCAGGTTTTCCTTTAGCTTCAAAGAAATAATGAACCGTATCTACTGGCCAGTTAAAAACCACGATATCCGTACGATTGATCTTCTCTATACCGGGTAATCTTAAATAAGGCAATTGTGGCCAATTAAGGTATGATTTGGTTTTAATAAAAGGTATGGAATCATGAACCATTGGTAATGCTACGGTAGTCATAGGGATCCGTGCCCCGTAATTTACTTTACTTACAAATAGAAAATCACCTACTAATAACGATTTTTCTAAGGAAGAAGTTGGGATAGTATAAGGTTGAACAAAATAAGTATGTACTAAAGTCGCTACTATAATGGCAAAAAGTAAAGAACTTAATGTATCAGTTGTTTTGTTTTCAGAAGTTGTGCTTTTGTCAGATACATAATTTAATTTTTGGGTGTAATTAATATAGTAAATGTATAATCCAAAAGTTATTATTCCTAAAAAAGAATCTAGAGTAGAGCATTTTCCAAAACTTCTTAATGTTTCAACCCAAATAATTGGAAACATGATTAAGTTAATAATGGGTATGAAAAGTAATATAGTCCACCAAGTTGGGCGGCCAATGATTTTCATCAAAACGATAGCATTGTAAACTGGTATTCCAGCTTCCCAACGTTTTCTTCCTGCAGCCTCATATAACTTCCATGTACCTAAAAAGTGGACAACTTGGATGAATAAGAAAAATACAAACCAATGATATAGTGTCATAATTTTTTATTTAAAGTTTAATTTTTAAGGTAGTTTTTCTCGAAATAGCTAACCTCTAAAAATAGATATAATACGTTTATTTTAAATCCAGAACATCTTTCATCGAGAAGATTCCTTTTTTACCAAAAATCCATTCAGCAGCGATAACAGCTCCAAGAGCAAAGCCTTCACGGCTATGTGCGGTATGTTTTATTTCTACGCTGTCAACAACGGAATTGTAAGTCACGGTATGTGTGCCCGGAACAGTTCCAATTCGTTTCGCTTCAATATGAATTTCGTTAGCTTCAGGAGTTTCTAATGTCCAGTTGGTGTAATTACTGTTTTCAATAACGCCTTTGGCTAAAGAAATTGCAGTTCCACTTGGGGCATCTAGTTTTTGAGTATGGTGAATTTCCTCCATCTCAATGCTGTAGCTGTCTAATTTCGCCATCATTTTGGCCAGATATTCATTGAGTTCAAAGAAAATATTTACACCCAGACTAAAGTTTGAACTAGATAGAAAGGCTCCGTTTTTTTCATTACATAAGGTAACCATTTCTTCATAATGCTCTAACCATCCAGTTGTTCCT
The Flavobacterium sp. WC2421 genome window above contains:
- a CDS encoding tol-pal system YbgF family protein — protein: MATYSKRGYKAPKEKEVKDGVEEVIVDEKDSVTAGVFSTLDETASKTEDFVAKNQKFIIGIVGAVALVTIGYLVYQKFIAEPKQTEAAEEMFVAQQNFQQATDGVASDSLYKLSLNGSEGKFGFLKIADEYSGTDAGNLANYYAGMAYLNTGKYTEAIDYLSKFKSEDIVLGALAKGAIGDAYSQKNQPKEALENYIKAIEANKNDFTTPRFLLKAGKTALALGKKEDALKYFTDIKDNFDSSPEAASVDGLIGLAQ
- the ribH gene encoding 6,7-dimethyl-8-ribityllumazine synthase, producing the protein MATVNKNLSVYDKNAVPNAKDFRFGVVVAEWNEVITEGLYNGAHEAFLDNEVPANHIIRWNVPGSFELIYGCKKMLQTQNVDAVIAIGCVIQGQTKHFDFVCEGVTQGIKDLNVQTDIPVIFCVLTDNTMQQSIDRSGGIHGNKGTEAAIAAIKMAYIRQQASLAHEYKKQTLLSSGQLQIEDLPLKLEE
- the mutL gene encoding DNA mismatch repair endonuclease MutL, whose amino-acid sequence is MSSIIQLLPDHVANQIAAGEVVQRPASVVKELLENAVDARATDIKLIIKDAGKALVQVIDNGLGMNVTDARLCFERHATSKIRQAEDLFSLHTKGFRGEALASIAAIAHVEMKTKQDQQELGTQIVVEGSKFMSQEVAVLPKGTSFAVKNLFFNIPARRNFLKSDTVEYRHIIDEFQRVALAHPNIYFTFYHNGSEMFNLPSASLRQRIVTIFSGKTNEKLVPVQEETEIVTIQGFVSKPEFAKKNRGEQFFFVNDRFIKSGYLHHAVMAAYDGILKDGAQPSYFLYLTVPPNTIDINIHPTKTEIKFDDEHALYAILRASIKHSLGQFNVAPVLDFDRDANLDTPYSYKDAKGETPTIQVDSTFNPFSDDKVNKHYSSYKKPESTANWESLYVGLKQDSDVFTSNTDFSFESDEVTGSLFNDEEVEQAVHNSYQIHKKYIVSPIKSGMVIVDQQRAHQRVLYEQFLTNMTVHQASSQQLLFPLDLFFSSTEMDLIEELKLSLVNTGFVFEETNSDHVVISGIPVNVTESEVSMVLEQLLSDLQDGIPESSFSQNDTIAKSMAKSLAVKTGTTLTIKEQENLVNGLFACKDPNVSPFQKPTFITMRVEDLDKKFAL
- a CDS encoding rhomboid family intramembrane serine protease, which produces MRNVTETVKQLIIINILFFIGTQIVGDAAYQMLAMYFPENTNFQFWQPITHMFMHGGFMHIFFNMFALYSFGSALEHYWGGKKFLFFYFSCGLGAALLHTGINYYYFQEGMNTLVDQGFSKAEVLAVLNGKGSNEIVPILNSPGFQNFISAYMGTVVGASGAIYGVIVAFAFMFPNAELALMFIPIPIKAKYFVPGLVLVDLYLGVSGQSIFGSGGPGIAHFAHVGGALFGFLISWYWKKNQFDGNRWN
- a CDS encoding rhomboid family intramembrane serine protease, whose amino-acid sequence is MNILDDLKIQYKLGGIANRLIYWNVGCFLVSLLFFYEFKGGVFNFPTWIALSTDSSNFLFKPWTFLTYAFFHDGFWHLVFNMMVLNFSSTLFLTFFTQKQYLGVYILSAIFAGFSFVLGYYLLGISASIVGASAAIMGILVAVTTYQPLMNVRLLLIGNVKLWHITAVILILDLMQFRLDNTGGHISHLAGALFGFVFIKLLQNGTDLSTIVSRVIDFFTNLFKVSPKTPFKKVHKNYTKPVGTTASRIITKDKAQQQIDEILDKISQSGYDSLTKEEKEFLFKAGK
- a CDS encoding endonuclease/exonuclease/phosphatase family protein, which encodes MKNLSWFNKGMFFLNIVLTIVTFVAYVLPFLAPKLFPILSVLTLFMPMFFILNGLFFMYWGLQFKKRMILSGLVLLMGITFINKFYKFSSKVYPEDDKDFKVMSYNVRLFNLFKWIDKEDVPGDILTFINEKNPDILCIQEFSSSANIDLKVYRYKYIFMEGNKIKTGQAIFSKFPIINQGDIVFPNSNNNVIYADIKKGKDIIRVYNMHLQSIKITPDVNEISENINVINQDKSQMLLIRISKAFKQQQQQAEILKEHKKQCEYPIIICGDMNNSAFSYVYRNIKGTLKDSFEEAGTGFGQTYKFRYYPARIDYIFADEKMTVKKFESFSDFDNSDHYPIMVKLSL
- a CDS encoding WbqC family protein — translated: MNTLLYPTYFPSISHFAAMLQAEKITFEIEDNFQKQTNRNRTYIYSPNGIQLLNIPVKHSKLIRQKTKDIQIEPEFDWQKQHFKSLEAAYRSSPFFEFFEDDIRVIFEKKYKYLIDLNFETIAVVSKCLRMKLEFDTTTEYFHEVDTSIIKDFRFLVEGKKDVSSFEKYPQVFDDKYDFINNLSVLDLLFNEGKFTTDYLKAQTIILQ
- the lepB gene encoding signal peptidase I — protein: MTLYHWFVFFLFIQVVHFLGTWKLYEAAGRKRWEAGIPVYNAIVLMKIIGRPTWWTILLFIPIINLIMFPIIWVETLRSFGKCSTLDSFLGIITFGLYIYYINYTQKLNYVSDKSTTSENKTTDTLSSLLFAIIVATLVHTYFVQPYTIPTSSLEKSLLVGDFLFVSKVNYGARIPMTTVALPMVHDSIPFIKTKSYLNWPQLPYLRLPGIEKINRTDIVVFNWPVDTVHYFFEAKGKPGVIKPIDKKSNYVKRCVGVPGDSLSIKDGIVYIDGKILQLPERAKPQFSYTVALDGKTPIDFEYLLKDLDITDAVYFKNNETKDTLLFRALTAAGAERLKNVPGITSVIREISRTPEAAIFPQNTKWNQDNFGPIYIPQKGKTVALTVESLPFYKRIITDYELKNDNGEKNDLKVTGNEIRLNGEVVKDYTFKQNYYWMMGDNRHNSEDSRYWGFVPENHIVGKPIFIWMSWDTNGKGLNKVRWDRVFTTVNGEGQPQSYFKYFLIALAAFFAGEYFWKKRKENKN
- the dapB gene encoding 4-hydroxy-tetrahydrodipicolinate reductase → MKIALLGYGKMGQVIERIALIRGHEIVLKKDEHNTYEGLSNADVAIDFSIPTAAVSNISNCFENNVPVISGTTGWLEHYEEMVTLCNEKNGAFLSSSNFSLGVNIFFELNEYLAKMMAKLDSYSIEMEEIHHTQKLDAPSGTAISLAKGVIENSNYTNWTLETPEANEIHIEAKRIGTVPGTHTVTYNSVVDSVEIKHTAHSREGFALGAVIAAEWIFGKKGIFSMKDVLDLK